In Miscanthus floridulus cultivar M001 chromosome 5, ASM1932011v1, whole genome shotgun sequence, one genomic interval encodes:
- the LOC136450174 gene encoding uncharacterized protein, with amino-acid sequence MDTTTGGLEFSGGINSLKPYCYWSTTQDTTMYKDSTPEALTLGFGRSPSSSDNSKLSSGTACITSSSLLKEIDEESSVDLGLNLGFHINNDIAHCQQKSHAGFKNVISTNSPKLDLQLSLSTGSPESVVIDANMMSPDGLVMPMTNSPPATVEGSVPHSWGFEHSIVSSSYASEATYAFPLLKETNGGNASVPSLVMSSTMFTSVKSPVASTSETTNSQLRNNNTKSCQFLGCMKGARGASGRCIAHGGGRRCQKPGCQKGAEGRTIYCKAHGGGRRCQFLGCTKSAEGRTDHCIAHGGGRRCSHEGCSRAARGKSGLCIKHGGGKRCQKENCTKSAEGHSGLCIAHGGGRRCQFPDCTKGAQGSTKFCKAHGGGKRCTFFGCTRGAEGSTSFCKGHGGGKRCAFQGGGVCPKSVHGGTQYCVAHGGGKRCASNGCTKSARGRTEYCVRHGGGKRCKFEGCTKSAQGSTDFCKAHGGGKRCSWGQADTSFGAGAQQCDRFVRSKTELCSAHSALVQDHCVHGGGTLGSAIYQFAVDVKPTEMKVASVKGDPREINGDKILLDPGSSVPNSGVHPPVLAQYMVDPLPEGRVHGGGLLASLSRAESRTSNGGSELCSGQDGVDVRLSGSPGN; translated from the coding sequence ATGGACACAACTACTGGAGGCCTTGAGTTTAGTGGTGGTATCAACTCCTTGAAGCCATATTGCTATTGGAGCACAACTCAAGATACGACTATGTACAAAGATAGTACACCAGAGGCCCTCACTTTGGGTTTTGGCCGCTCACCAAGTTCATCTGATAACAGCAAGTTAAGTTCTGGCACTGCTTGCATAACATCTTCATCTTTATTAAAGGAAATTGATGAGGAGTCTTCAGTAGATCTTGGCCTTAACCTTGGGTTTCATATTAACAATGATATTGCACACTGCCAACAGAAATCCCATGCTGGTTTTAAAAATGTGATCTCGACAAACTCTCCTAAACTGGATCTTCAGTTGAGTTTATCTACCGGTTCCCCTGAATCAGTTGTCATTGATGCAAATATGATGTCACCAGATGGCTTGGTGATGCCGATGACCAATTCGCCACCTGCCACTGTAGAAGGATCGGTACCACATAGTTGGGGTTTTGAGCATTcgattgtttcatcatcatatgCTTCTGAAGCAACATATGCCTTTCCATTATTAAAGGAAACAAATGGAGGCAATGCCTCTGTGCCTTCTCTTGTCATGTCATCGACTATGTTTACAAGTGTGAAAAGTCCAGTTGCCTCTACCTCTGAGACAACTAATTCCCAACTACGCAACAATAACACTAAAAGCTGTCAGTTTCTAGGATGTATGAAAGGAGCAAGAGGGGCATCAGGGCGTTGCATAGCCCATGGCGGTGGTAGGCGTTGCCAGAAGCCTGGTTGTCAAAAGGGCGCTGAAGGGAGGACAATCTATTGCAAGGCCCATGGTGGAGGCAGGAGATGTCAATTTCTTGGGTGTACAAAGAGTGCTGAAGGGCGCACAGACCACTGCATAGCTCATGGTGGTGGCCGTCGGTGCAGTCATGAAGGTTGCTCCCGAGCTGCTCGTGGAAAATCTGGCTTGTGTATCAAGCATGGTGGTGGCAAAAGGTGTCAGAAGGAGAACTGTACCAAAAGTGCAGAAGGTCATTCTGGACTCTGCATTGCCCATGGTGGTGGAAGGCGGTGCCAGTTTCCAGACTGCACAAAGGGTGCTCAGGGAAGCACAAAGTTCTGCAAGGCACATGGTGGAGGAAAGCGCTGCACATTCTTCGGATGCACCAGAGGGGCTGAAGGTAGCACTTCATTTTGTAAGGGCCATGGTGGAGGCAAGCGCTGCGCCTTTCAGGGTGGTGGTGTGTGCCCAAAGAGTGTGCATGGTGGCACTCAGTATTGTGTTGCCCATGGTGGTGGGAAAAGGTGTGCTAGCAATGGCTGCACTAAGAGCGCTAGAGGGCGCACAGAGTATTGTGTGCGCCATGGAGGTGGCAAGAGGTGCAAGTTTGAGGGCTGCACCAAGAGTGCGCAGGGGAGCACTGATTTCTGTAAGGCTCATGGGGGAGGTAAACGATGCTCATGGGGCCAGGCGGACACAAGCTTTGGTGCTGGTGCACAGCAATGCGATAGATTTGTTCGGAGCAAGACTGAGCTCTGCTCAGCTCACAGCGCTTTAGTACAGGACCACTGTGTTCATGGTGGTGGTACATTAGGTTCTGCTATCTACCAGTTTGCGGTGGATGTCAAACCTACTGAGATGAAAGTTGCTTCAGTGAAGGGAGATCCACGCGAGATCAACGGTGATAAAATTTTACTGGATCCAGGTAGCTCTGTTCCAAATAGTGGTGTTCATCCTCCTGTCCTGGCTCAATATATGGTCGATCCACTGCCAGAGGGCAGAGTTCATGGTGGTGGGCTGTTGGCTTCACTTTCACGGGCAGAAAGCAGAACAAGCAATGGTGGCTCAGAATTGTGCTCCGGGCAAGATGGTGTGGATGTGAGGCTATCAGGTTCTCCAGGAAATTGA
- the LOC136450172 gene encoding uncharacterized protein isoform X1, which yields MGSLDNGAAAAAGSYKRGPGPALRAGGVGGGSARKVRARSRLARFLLFEKVDYLQWMVAAAFFFFVAIVFVAFLPGSGVVVVERPRLTLPSRRAGPGRVGGGGGGGTAEDRGDGLLVRWEAGVAFEFQPTRLREKWARELREEAKSLAELGTPVTRLGVRKPRLAMVFGDLYPSAMQLQMVSVASVLEAMGYEMKVFSLEDGPCGNIWRAIGVPVSILPEDANLPILVDWLDYDGILVNSIEARPVFSSLLHEPFKSIPIIWTVHEYSLAHRAKEYNASGMIQLINAWKDVFSRANVIVFPNYILPVMYAAFDSGNYFVIPGPSEAFQVDSFIAKSYHEDVRISLGLSPKDFLIAIVGSPFSYGDNLMEEALVLQAVSPLLQRYRSENSTQSELKVKVFTGNITEKHRMALESVALSVGFPRGAVEHVAAEDKDNLLGTADLVIYYSCLEEQLFPSVLVQAMSLEKLVIAPDLAIIRKHIDDGVNGLLFPRKNIGMLAQVLLRAVSNGKVSVSGQKIASAGKAHAKNLMASETIEGYAVLLENVVKFPTDALSPLTAGEIPLALKQEWKWHLFEDMKHLHRMNSSFSGYKILQKLEQEWHSNQMENSSLSTTNISDAFSAIAWEEQRANEVMDIKRKMEEELKDRNDQPHGTWEEVYRNVKRVERLKNELHERDDKEIERTGQPLCIYEPFFGEGTWPFLHQSSLYRGVGLSSKGRRPGADDIDASSRLPLLNNVYYRDILGEFGAFFALANRIDRIHKNSWIGFQSWRSTARKANLSNNAESAILEAVQSQKHGDSFYFWVRMDQDPRNHTNKDFWSFCDAINAGNCRLAVLEAFQRMYGVHLDHDLDSLLHMPNDGDTWSVMQSWVLPTRSFLEFVMFSRMFVDALDAQMYDKHHQTGHCILSLHKDEHCYSRVLELIVNVWAFHSARRMVYVNPETGAMQEQHHLNGRRGQMSVQFFSYTTLKSMDEELAEEFDLDHPDRRWLWPQTGEVFWQGLYERERSMRQQEKERRKQQSREKIQRIKNRARQKTLGKYIKPPPDDTGVSNDTTTVDL from the exons ATGGGCTCCCTCGACAAcggggccgcggccgcggcggggaGCTACAAGCGCGGTCCGGGCCCGGCGCTGCGGgctggcggcgtcggcggcggcagcgcgcggAAGGTGCGGGCGAGATCCAGGCTCGCGCGCTTCCTGCTGTTCGAGAAGGTGGACTATCTCCAGTGGATGGTCGCCgccgccttcttcttcttcgtcgcAATCGTCTTCGTCGCGTTCCTCCCGGGGtcgggcgtcgtcgtcgtcgagcgGCCCAGGCTGACGCTCCCCTCGCGCCGCGCGGGACCGGGGCGCgtcggaggcggaggcgggggcGGGACTGCTGAGGACCGCGGCGACGGCCTCCTCGTCCGGTGGGAGGCGGGCGTGGCGTTCGAGTTCCAGCCGACCAGGCTGAGGGAGAAATGGGCGAGGGAGCTCAgggaggaggccaagagcttggcggAGCTCGGCACGCCCGTAACGAGGCTCGGGGTACGGAAGCCGCGGCTTGCCATG GTGTTTGGTGACCTGTATCCCAGCGCAATGCAGCTTCAGATGGTTAGTGTCGCCTCAGTGCTGGAAGCCATGGGCTACGAAATGAAG GTTTTCTCACTTGAGGATGGCCCATGTGGTAATATCTGGAGAGCCATTGGAGTACCAGTGAGCATACTACCTGAGGATGCAAACTTACCTATTTTGGTAGATTGGTTAGA CTATGATGGCATACTTGTCAATTCTATTGAGGCAAGACCAGTATTCTCAAG TCTTCTGCACGAGCCTTTCAAATCCATACCTATCATTTGGACTGTGCATGAATATTCTCTTGCACATCGTGCTAAAGAATATAATGCAAGTGGAATGATTCAGCTCATAAATGCTTGGAAAGATGTATTCAGCAGGGCAAATGTTATAGTTTTCCCAAACTATATATTACCG GTGATGTATGCTGCATTTGATTCTGGTAACTATTTCGTAATTCCAGGCCCCTCAGAAGCATTTCAGGTTGACAGCTTTATTGCTAAAAGTTACCATGAAGATGTGAGGATCAGCTTGGGCTTGAGTCCCAAAGATTTTTTAATTGCTATTGTTGGTAGTCCATTTTCATATGGTGATAATTTGATGGAAGAGGCACTTGTCTTGCAAGCAGTAAGTCCTCTGTTACAGAGATATCGCTCTGAGAATAGCACACAATCTGAACTGAAAGTAAAGGTCTTCACTGGGAACATAACTGAGAAGCATAGGATGGCCCTTGAG TCTGTTGCTCTAAGTGTTGGCTTCCCAAGAGGTGCAGTGGAGCATGTTGCTGCTGAAGATAAGGACAACCTCCTTGGTACAGCTGACCTTGTTATATATTATTCTTGTCTCGAGGAGCAATTATTCCCCAGTGTGCTAGTCCAAGCTATGAGTCTTGAGAAGCTGGTTATAGCTCCAGACCTTGCAATTATTAGAAAACAT ATCGATGATGGAGTAAATGGACTTCTGTTTCCAAGAAAGAATATTGGCATGTTAGCTCAAGTTCTTCTTCGAGCAGTGTCGAATGGTAAAGTGTCTGTTTCAGGGCAAAAAATTGCTTCAGCTGGGAAGGCCCATGCCAAGAATCTTATGGCTTCTGAGACCATTGAAGGTTATGCTGTGCTATtggaaaatgttgtcaagttcccCACTGATGCACTGAGCCCTTTAACTGCTGGTGAGATACCTTTAGCTCTGAAACAGGAGTGGAAATGGCACCTATTCGAGGATATGAAGCATTTACACCGTATGAATTCAAGTTTTTCTGGCTACAAGATACTCCAGAAACTAGAGCAGGAGTGGCATAGCAACCAAATGGAAAACTCTTCTTTGAGTACAACAAATATCAGTGACGCATTCTCTGCAATTGCCTGGGAGGAACAGAGAGCAAATGAGGTTATGGACATCAAAAGAAAAATGGAGGAAGAG TTGAAGGACAGGAATGACCAACCGCATGGAACATGGGAGGAGGTGTACAGAAATGTGAAAAGGGTAGAGAGGTTAAAAAATGAATTGCATGAAAGAGATGACAAGGAGATTGAGCGGACAGGTCAGCCACTTTGTATATATGAGCCTTTCTTTGGGGAGGGGACCTGGCCCTTTCTGCACCAGAGCTCTCTTTATCGTGGAGTTGGCCTG TCTTCAAAAGGTCGAAGACCAGGAGCCGATGATATTGATGCTTCTTCTCGTCTTCCTCTTCTCAATAATGTCTATTACAGAGATATTCTTGGTGAATTTGGAGCTTTCTTTGCTCTTGCCAACAGAATTGATAGAATACATAAAAATTCTTGGATAGGGTTTCAATCCTGGAGATCTACAGCAAGAAAG GCAAACTTGTCAAACAATGCTGAATCTGCAATCTTAGAAGCCGTTCAATCTCAAAAGCATGGAGATTCCTTTTATTTTTGGGTTCGGATGGATCAAGATCCAAGAAACCACACTAATAAAGATTTTTGGTCCTTCTGTGATGCGATCAATGCTGGGAACTGCAG GTTAGCTGTTTTGGAGGCCTTCCAAAGGATGTATGGTGTACATCTTGATCATGACCTGGATTCTCTGTTACATATGCCTAATGATGGAGACACATGGTCTGTGATGCAAAGTTGGGTTTTGCCTACACGGTCATTCCTAGAATTTGTTATGTTTTCAAG AATGTTTGTTGATGCATTGGATGCACAAATGTATGACAAACACCATCAAACTGGGCATTGCATCTTAAGTCTCCACAAG GACGAGCACTGCTATTCTCGCGTTCTGGAGTTGATTGTGAATGTTTGGGCATTCCACAGTGCACGGCGGATGGTCTATGTTAATCCTGAGACTGGTGCAATGCAGGAGCAGCACCATCTCAATGGCAGGAGAGGTCAAATGTCAGTGCAGTTTTTCTCCTACACCACTCTGAAAAGCATGGACGAGGAGCTTGCAGAAGAGTTTGACTTGGATCACCCGGACAGGAGGTGGCTCTGGCCACAAACTGGAGAGGTCTTCTGGCAGGGTCTCTATGAGAGGGAGCGGAGCATGCGGCAGCAGGAGAAGGAGCGGCGAAAGCAGCAGAGCAGAGAGAAGATCCAGAGAATCAAGAATAGAGCTCGGCAAAAGACGTTGGGGAAGTATATAAAGCCACCGCCTGATGATACAGGTGTCTCGAATGATACAACAACAGTAGATTTGTAG
- the LOC136450172 gene encoding uncharacterized protein isoform X2: MGSLDNGAAAAAGSYKRGPGPALRAGGVGGGSARKVRARSRLARFLLFEKVDYLQWMVAAAFFFFVAIVFVAFLPGSGVVVVERPRLTLPSRRAGPGRVGGGGGGGTAEDRGDGLLVRWEAGVAFEFQPTRLREKWARELREEAKSLAELGTPVTRLGVRKPRLAMVFGDLYPSAMQLQMVSVASVLEAMGYEMKVFSLEDGPCGNIWRAIGVPVSILPEDANLPILVDWLDYDGILVNSIEARPVFSSLLHEPFKSIPIIWTVHEYSLAHRAKEYNASGMIQLINAWKDVFSRANVIVFPNYILPVMYAAFDSGNYFVIPGPSEAFQVDSFIAKSYHEDVRISLGLSPKDFLIAIVGSPFSYGDNLMEEALVLQAVSPLLQRYRSENSTQSELKVKVFTGNITEKHRMALESVALSVGFPRGAVEHVAAEDKDNLLGTADLVIYYSCLEEQLFPSVLVQAMSLEKLVIAPDLAIIRKHIDDGVNGLLFPRKNIGMLAQVLLRAVSNGKVSVSGQKIASAGKAHAKNLMASETIEGYAVLLENVVKFPTDALSPLTAGEIPLALKQEWKWHLFEDMKHLHRMNSSFSGYKILQKLEQEWHSNQMENSSLSTTNISDAFSAIAWEEQRANEVMDIKRKMEEELKDRNDQPHGTWEEVYRNVKRVERLKNELHERDDKEIERTGQPLCIYEPFFGEGTWPFLHQSSLYRGVGLSSKGRRPGADDIDASSRLPLLNNVYYRDILGEFGAFFALANRIDRIHKNSWIGFQSWRSTARKANLSNNAESAILEAVQSQKHGDSFYFWVRMDQDPRNHTNKDFWSFCDAINAGNCRLAVLEAFQRMYGVHLDHDLDSLLHMPNDGDTWSVMQSWVLPTRSFLEFVMFSRTSTAILAFWS, encoded by the exons ATGGGCTCCCTCGACAAcggggccgcggccgcggcggggaGCTACAAGCGCGGTCCGGGCCCGGCGCTGCGGgctggcggcgtcggcggcggcagcgcgcggAAGGTGCGGGCGAGATCCAGGCTCGCGCGCTTCCTGCTGTTCGAGAAGGTGGACTATCTCCAGTGGATGGTCGCCgccgccttcttcttcttcgtcgcAATCGTCTTCGTCGCGTTCCTCCCGGGGtcgggcgtcgtcgtcgtcgagcgGCCCAGGCTGACGCTCCCCTCGCGCCGCGCGGGACCGGGGCGCgtcggaggcggaggcgggggcGGGACTGCTGAGGACCGCGGCGACGGCCTCCTCGTCCGGTGGGAGGCGGGCGTGGCGTTCGAGTTCCAGCCGACCAGGCTGAGGGAGAAATGGGCGAGGGAGCTCAgggaggaggccaagagcttggcggAGCTCGGCACGCCCGTAACGAGGCTCGGGGTACGGAAGCCGCGGCTTGCCATG GTGTTTGGTGACCTGTATCCCAGCGCAATGCAGCTTCAGATGGTTAGTGTCGCCTCAGTGCTGGAAGCCATGGGCTACGAAATGAAG GTTTTCTCACTTGAGGATGGCCCATGTGGTAATATCTGGAGAGCCATTGGAGTACCAGTGAGCATACTACCTGAGGATGCAAACTTACCTATTTTGGTAGATTGGTTAGA CTATGATGGCATACTTGTCAATTCTATTGAGGCAAGACCAGTATTCTCAAG TCTTCTGCACGAGCCTTTCAAATCCATACCTATCATTTGGACTGTGCATGAATATTCTCTTGCACATCGTGCTAAAGAATATAATGCAAGTGGAATGATTCAGCTCATAAATGCTTGGAAAGATGTATTCAGCAGGGCAAATGTTATAGTTTTCCCAAACTATATATTACCG GTGATGTATGCTGCATTTGATTCTGGTAACTATTTCGTAATTCCAGGCCCCTCAGAAGCATTTCAGGTTGACAGCTTTATTGCTAAAAGTTACCATGAAGATGTGAGGATCAGCTTGGGCTTGAGTCCCAAAGATTTTTTAATTGCTATTGTTGGTAGTCCATTTTCATATGGTGATAATTTGATGGAAGAGGCACTTGTCTTGCAAGCAGTAAGTCCTCTGTTACAGAGATATCGCTCTGAGAATAGCACACAATCTGAACTGAAAGTAAAGGTCTTCACTGGGAACATAACTGAGAAGCATAGGATGGCCCTTGAG TCTGTTGCTCTAAGTGTTGGCTTCCCAAGAGGTGCAGTGGAGCATGTTGCTGCTGAAGATAAGGACAACCTCCTTGGTACAGCTGACCTTGTTATATATTATTCTTGTCTCGAGGAGCAATTATTCCCCAGTGTGCTAGTCCAAGCTATGAGTCTTGAGAAGCTGGTTATAGCTCCAGACCTTGCAATTATTAGAAAACAT ATCGATGATGGAGTAAATGGACTTCTGTTTCCAAGAAAGAATATTGGCATGTTAGCTCAAGTTCTTCTTCGAGCAGTGTCGAATGGTAAAGTGTCTGTTTCAGGGCAAAAAATTGCTTCAGCTGGGAAGGCCCATGCCAAGAATCTTATGGCTTCTGAGACCATTGAAGGTTATGCTGTGCTATtggaaaatgttgtcaagttcccCACTGATGCACTGAGCCCTTTAACTGCTGGTGAGATACCTTTAGCTCTGAAACAGGAGTGGAAATGGCACCTATTCGAGGATATGAAGCATTTACACCGTATGAATTCAAGTTTTTCTGGCTACAAGATACTCCAGAAACTAGAGCAGGAGTGGCATAGCAACCAAATGGAAAACTCTTCTTTGAGTACAACAAATATCAGTGACGCATTCTCTGCAATTGCCTGGGAGGAACAGAGAGCAAATGAGGTTATGGACATCAAAAGAAAAATGGAGGAAGAG TTGAAGGACAGGAATGACCAACCGCATGGAACATGGGAGGAGGTGTACAGAAATGTGAAAAGGGTAGAGAGGTTAAAAAATGAATTGCATGAAAGAGATGACAAGGAGATTGAGCGGACAGGTCAGCCACTTTGTATATATGAGCCTTTCTTTGGGGAGGGGACCTGGCCCTTTCTGCACCAGAGCTCTCTTTATCGTGGAGTTGGCCTG TCTTCAAAAGGTCGAAGACCAGGAGCCGATGATATTGATGCTTCTTCTCGTCTTCCTCTTCTCAATAATGTCTATTACAGAGATATTCTTGGTGAATTTGGAGCTTTCTTTGCTCTTGCCAACAGAATTGATAGAATACATAAAAATTCTTGGATAGGGTTTCAATCCTGGAGATCTACAGCAAGAAAG GCAAACTTGTCAAACAATGCTGAATCTGCAATCTTAGAAGCCGTTCAATCTCAAAAGCATGGAGATTCCTTTTATTTTTGGGTTCGGATGGATCAAGATCCAAGAAACCACACTAATAAAGATTTTTGGTCCTTCTGTGATGCGATCAATGCTGGGAACTGCAG GTTAGCTGTTTTGGAGGCCTTCCAAAGGATGTATGGTGTACATCTTGATCATGACCTGGATTCTCTGTTACATATGCCTAATGATGGAGACACATGGTCTGTGATGCAAAGTTGGGTTTTGCCTACACGGTCATTCCTAGAATTTGTTATGTTTTCAAG GACGAGCACTGCTATTCTCGCGTTCTGGAGTTGA